In Alphaproteobacteria bacterium US3C007, one genomic interval encodes:
- the plsY gene encoding glycerol-3-phosphate 1-O-acyltransferase PlsY, with amino-acid sequence MPALSANLSELIFWTGLSYFIGSIPFGLLLAKTMGLGNLRNIGSGNIGATNVLRTGNKKAAALTLALDSAKGAFAVALALSYSGEASAQIAAISALLGHCYPVWLRFQGGKGVATLLGVYYALFWPLGLAACATWLAAAALFRFSSLAALIATASAPIWALLLGYPTMLVLCVSLAILVFWRHRSNILRLSKGQETKIGAKN; translated from the coding sequence ATGCCAGCGCTCTCTGCCAATTTAAGCGAACTCATCTTTTGGACCGGACTTTCGTATTTTATCGGCAGTATTCCCTTTGGCTTGCTGCTTGCAAAAACCATGGGCTTGGGCAATCTGCGCAATATTGGCTCGGGAAATATAGGTGCTACCAATGTCCTGCGCACTGGCAACAAAAAAGCCGCGGCCTTAACGCTGGCCTTAGATTCTGCAAAAGGGGCTTTCGCGGTTGCGCTGGCGCTGTCCTATTCAGGGGAAGCCAGCGCGCAGATTGCGGCAATAAGCGCCCTTTTAGGACATTGCTACCCGGTTTGGCTGCGATTTCAGGGCGGCAAAGGCGTGGCAACGCTTTTGGGCGTGTATTATGCGCTGTTCTGGCCATTGGGGCTTGCCGCTTGCGCCACATGGCTGGCCGCCGCAGCGCTGTTTCGATTTTCTTCCTTGGCGGCTTTAATCGCAACGGCCAGTGCGCCTATTTGGGCGCTTTTGTTGGGCTATCCAACCATGCTGGTTCTGTGCGTGAGCTTGGCAATCTTGGTGTTTTGGCGCCATAGATCGAATATTCTGCGGCTCTCTAAAGGCCAAGAAACAAAAATTGGTGCTAAAAATTAA
- a CDS encoding alpha/beta hydrolase — MKRDIRAGYPTAWQMTGSGSRAVLLLHCSLAMSSAWRGLLAEMAQSEHQFTMFDLPGHGESLKWDFRGAFHDVSTAVAASFLDQKMDLIGHSFGASVALRLALEHPDLVRSLILIEPVIFSLGFAFEPASKQAFLHDHSEFNRAIAREEFVGAARAFHQLWGSGQSWDRLPDKVQLGMVDKIHLIPAAASHVVEDAYGFCTAGLLEKIEAPVLLLQGSASSAPMPAVISSLQARLPRSLVKTLEGAGHMAPITHAKATAAHIQSFLKKHPV; from the coding sequence TTGAAACGTGACATTCGGGCTGGCTATCCAACGGCTTGGCAAATGACTGGATCAGGGTCGCGGGCTGTGCTCTTGCTGCATTGTTCATTGGCGATGTCTTCGGCATGGCGCGGCCTATTGGCCGAAATGGCGCAAAGCGAGCATCAGTTTACTATGTTTGATTTGCCCGGCCATGGAGAAAGCTTGAAATGGGATTTTCGTGGTGCGTTTCATGATGTCAGCACTGCCGTTGCCGCAAGCTTTTTGGATCAGAAGATGGATTTAATCGGTCATTCTTTCGGAGCCAGTGTTGCGCTTCGGCTTGCGCTCGAGCATCCAGATTTGGTGCGGTCGCTTATCTTGATTGAGCCGGTTATTTTCTCATTGGGCTTTGCCTTTGAACCGGCCTCTAAACAGGCTTTTTTGCATGATCATTCTGAGTTTAATCGCGCCATAGCGCGGGAAGAGTTTGTAGGCGCTGCACGCGCGTTTCACCAGCTTTGGGGAAGCGGTCAATCTTGGGATAGATTGCCGGATAAAGTGCAGCTCGGCATGGTGGATAAAATCCATTTAATTCCTGCCGCAGCGTCGCATGTGGTTGAAGATGCTTATGGGTTTTGTACGGCTGGGTTGCTCGAAAAGATTGAGGCACCGGTTTTGCTTTTGCAGGGCAGTGCCTCTTCCGCCCCAATGCCAGCGGTTATATCATCTTTACAAGCCCGCTTGCCCCGCAGCCTTGTGAAAACGTTAGAAGGGGCTGGCCATATGGCACCGATCACGCATGCGAAAGCAACCGCAGCGCATATACAAAGTTTTTTGAAGAAGCATCCGGTTTAA
- a CDS encoding ribose-phosphate pyrophosphokinase — protein sequence MPNLNEPKIIAGNANLTLAKAISRRMSLHRGLNVGLVDARVERFNDQEIFVEVYENVRGEDMFILQSTSNPANDNLMELLIMSDALRRSSASRITAVIPYFGYARQDRRAKARTPISAKLVANMLVEAGIERVLTMDLHAAQIQGFFDIPVDNLYASPIFALDILHQFKETTDDIMVVSPDVGGVARARELAKRIEAPLAIVDKRREKAGEIAEMTVIGNVSGKKCIIVDDICDTAGTLCKAAELLIENGASEVHSYITHGVLSGPAVERITKSVMKSLVITDSIEASPAVLAAPNIRIVPTAPMFAQAILNIWNGTSVSSLFETDTLGPIYDGLY from the coding sequence ATGCCAAATCTCAACGAACCCAAAATCATCGCAGGCAATGCCAACCTCACTTTGGCAAAAGCCATCTCTCGACGGATGTCACTGCACCGTGGATTAAATGTTGGATTGGTCGATGCCCGAGTCGAACGCTTCAATGATCAAGAAATTTTTGTGGAAGTGTATGAAAACGTGCGCGGCGAAGATATGTTTATTCTTCAATCCACGTCGAACCCTGCAAATGACAACTTGATGGAATTGTTGATCATGTCCGACGCGCTGCGCCGCTCTTCGGCCAGCCGTATCACCGCCGTGATCCCGTATTTTGGCTATGCAAGGCAAGACCGCCGCGCCAAAGCCCGAACGCCGATCAGCGCCAAATTGGTGGCCAATATGTTGGTTGAGGCTGGCATTGAGCGCGTGCTCACCATGGATTTGCACGCCGCACAAATACAAGGTTTTTTCGATATCCCCGTTGATAACCTTTACGCGTCACCAATCTTTGCGCTTGATATTTTGCATCAATTCAAAGAAACGACCGACGATATAATGGTTGTCTCGCCAGATGTGGGCGGGGTTGCGCGGGCGCGCGAGCTTGCAAAGCGGATCGAAGCGCCCTTGGCCATTGTTGATAAGCGCCGTGAAAAAGCCGGTGAAATCGCCGAGATGACGGTAATTGGCAACGTATCGGGAAAGAAATGCATCATTGTGGATGATATTTGCGATACCGCCGGCACCTTATGCAAAGCCGCCGAACTGTTGATTGAAAACGGTGCCTCCGAAGTGCATTCATATATTACGCATGGTGTTTTATCTGGCCCTGCCGTTGAGCGGATCACAAAATCGGTGATGAAATCACTGGTGATCACTGATTCGATTGAGGCGAGCCCTGCCGTTTTGGCAGCGCCAAATATTCGCATTGTGCCAACGGCGCCGATGTTTGCGCAGGCAATCTTGAACATTTGGAACGGTACTTCGGTCTCATCATTATTCGAAACAGATACTTTAGGGCCGATCTATGATGGCCTTTACTAA
- a CDS encoding ammonium transporter, producing the protein MLNVKHKLLSGAAAAVILPGAVLAQEAPALVPTDSVFILNSLLFLIGGFLVFWMAAGFAMLEAGLVRSKNVTMQLTKNVALFSLAAIFYYLIGYNLMYPLGTWAVEGVLSGVWGTAVLEAVGVTADAADDYGYASTGSDFFFQLMFCAATASIVSGALAERIKLWPFLIFTVILTSIIYPLQASWKWGGGFLDGMGFLDFAGSTVVHSVGGWAALAGAIILGPRLGKYTADGKVVPIQGSNLALATLGTFILWLGWFGFNGGSQLAMGSVGDVADVSRIFANTNAAAAGGAVAALILTQLLYSKPDLTMILNGALAGLVSITAEPLTPSLGAATIIGAIGGVIVVFSVPFLDKLKIDDVVGAIPVHLFAGIWGTIAVVFTNGDASLGTQLYSIIVVGIFVTVASAIVWFILKATTGIRVAEEDEINGLDMSELGMDAYPEFSKS; encoded by the coding sequence ATGTTAAACGTAAAACACAAACTCCTTTCAGGCGCCGCTGCAGCGGTAATCCTGCCAGGCGCGGTTTTGGCGCAAGAAGCTCCGGCTCTGGTGCCGACGGATAGCGTCTTTATTCTGAATTCTCTGCTGTTTTTAATTGGCGGCTTCTTGGTGTTCTGGATGGCCGCCGGGTTTGCCATGTTGGAAGCCGGTCTTGTGCGCTCAAAAAACGTGACCATGCAATTAACGAAAAACGTGGCCTTATTTTCGTTGGCAGCCATTTTCTATTACCTCATTGGGTATAATCTTATGTATCCGCTGGGAACATGGGCGGTTGAGGGCGTGCTTTCTGGTGTTTGGGGCACGGCAGTTCTAGAAGCGGTCGGCGTTACAGCGGATGCGGCGGATGATTATGGCTATGCGTCCACCGGTTCAGATTTCTTCTTCCAATTGATGTTCTGCGCCGCAACGGCCTCTATCGTCTCGGGCGCGTTGGCCGAGAGGATCAAACTGTGGCCATTTTTGATTTTTACGGTCATTTTGACAAGCATCATTTACCCGCTGCAAGCCAGCTGGAAATGGGGCGGAGGCTTCTTGGACGGTATGGGCTTTTTAGACTTTGCCGGTTCAACAGTGGTGCATTCGGTTGGTGGATGGGCTGCGCTTGCAGGTGCGATCATCCTAGGGCCACGGCTTGGCAAATACACAGCTGACGGCAAAGTGGTGCCGATCCAGGGCTCAAATCTGGCATTGGCAACTTTGGGTACATTCATTCTATGGCTTGGCTGGTTCGGCTTTAACGGTGGCTCACAGCTTGCGATGGGCTCTGTCGGAGATGTGGCAGATGTGTCGCGCATTTTCGCCAACACAAACGCCGCCGCTGCAGGCGGTGCTGTTGCCGCTTTGATCCTGACGCAACTGCTTTATTCAAAGCCAGACCTTACGATGATTTTGAACGGAGCCCTGGCCGGCTTGGTGTCGATCACAGCGGAGCCTTTGACACCGTCTTTGGGGGCGGCAACCATTATCGGTGCGATTGGCGGAGTGATTGTTGTGTTCTCGGTTCCATTCCTAGACAAGTTGAAAATTGACGATGTCGTTGGCGCGATTCCGGTACATTTGTTTGCAGGGATTTGGGGTACGATCGCAGTTGTGTTCACCAATGGCGACGCCTCGCTGGGCACCCAGCTGTACTCAATCATTGTTGTGGGTATTTTCGTAACCGTTGCCTCAGCGATCGTTTGGTTCATTCTTAAAGCAACAACGGGTATCCGCGTTGCAGAAGAAGATGAGATTAACGGTCTGGATATGTCAGAGCTGGGCATGGATGCCTATCCTGAGTTTTCCAAAAGCTAA
- a CDS encoding P-II family nitrogen regulator, which translates to MKLIIATIKPFKLEEVREALTEIGVRGMMVTEIKGFGAQSGHTEIYRGAEYAVNFVPKVKLEIVTDASMADQVVETITKAAKTGKIGDGKIFVLDVDQTVRVRTGETGADAI; encoded by the coding sequence GTGAAATTGATCATAGCAACCATCAAACCGTTTAAGCTCGAAGAAGTGCGTGAGGCGCTTACCGAGATTGGCGTGCGTGGAATGATGGTGACCGAGATTAAGGGCTTTGGAGCCCAATCGGGTCATACTGAGATATATCGTGGGGCAGAATATGCTGTAAATTTTGTACCGAAAGTAAAACTGGAAATCGTGACCGATGCGTCAATGGCGGATCAAGTCGTTGAAACCATCACCAAGGCAGCCAAAACCGGCAAAATTGGGGACGGTAAAATCTTTGTTCTCGATGTCGATCAAACTGTCAGAGTGCGTACCGGTGAAACCGGCGCTGACGCGATATAA
- a CDS encoding transglycosylase domain-containing protein, with the protein MAGKQKSTKPLIAQNRYGSASKAVRKPPKPLRSTAPKQRNIVSRALRWLFKRCVGLVWAVIWRSALMLALFTAAGVGYYRSTLPDLSALLDVRARGSVTLLDRNNEVFAWRGEQFGQAIDAQTISPHLRHAVLATEDKRFYRHFGLSPRGVLGAIRINMREGRSALSGHGGSTITQQTAKLLCLGLPFDRARWKSERAYEAECRESSLWRKVKEAAYALALESRFSKDEILTIYINRSFLGAGARGFEAAAQRYFGKSARNVNPAEAAMLAGLLVAPTRYAPTNNLQRSQNRAGVIINLMQAQALLSAEEADFARKNPAQLSQAAKANAGNYFADWVMQSGPRFLTQTTTEDVIIKTTFDRRLQNAAEQAMHQVFDSKVRPGSKAQAAIVVMSPNGAVRAMLGGRNTSVAGGFNRATQALRQTGSAFKPFVYAAALEAGYSPYDILQDSPLTLDLPGSGPWSPQNYSKEFLGPVSLNAALSQSLNIPTIRLSEEVGRDVVRNVASGFGVGEKLATGPALALGVSEATLIDMVGAYAGILNRGLSVTPFGLNELRLFGDDTALMGATNSAGQRVISPTAAHNLIFMMQNVMVEGTGQKAAIEGWQTAGKTGTTQSARDAWFIGFSSDYVIGVWMGYDDNTPLTGVTGGGLPAEIWKATMLRAQGDLPPNTLVQTAQTRTGAGKTSRTTDRDQGTNAINRFLRNLFGQN; encoded by the coding sequence ATGGCAGGCAAACAGAAATCAACCAAGCCGCTCATCGCGCAAAACCGCTATGGGTCAGCGTCGAAAGCCGTACGAAAACCGCCAAAGCCCCTGCGCAGTACCGCCCCCAAGCAAAGAAATATCGTGTCCAGAGCTCTGCGATGGCTGTTTAAACGCTGCGTGGGTTTGGTTTGGGCTGTTATCTGGCGCTCAGCCCTAATGCTTGCCTTATTCACAGCTGCAGGGGTGGGTTATTATCGTAGCACCCTGCCCGATTTATCGGCCTTACTGGATGTAAGAGCCCGCGGCTCAGTCACTTTACTTGACCGCAACAATGAGGTTTTTGCCTGGCGCGGCGAACAGTTTGGGCAAGCAATCGACGCGCAAACCATTTCACCTCATTTGCGTCATGCGGTTCTGGCAACCGAAGATAAACGGTTTTACCGCCATTTTGGATTGAGCCCGCGTGGCGTTTTGGGCGCGATACGGATTAATATGCGCGAGGGCCGCAGCGCTTTATCCGGACATGGTGGCTCGACCATAACCCAGCAAACCGCGAAACTCTTGTGTTTGGGCCTGCCTTTCGATCGCGCGCGGTGGAAGAGCGAACGCGCCTATGAAGCCGAGTGCCGAGAAAGCAGCTTATGGCGCAAAGTCAAAGAAGCCGCCTATGCGCTTGCGCTTGAGAGCCGTTTTTCAAAAGATGAAATCTTAACAATTTATATAAATCGTAGCTTTCTGGGCGCGGGAGCGCGCGGGTTTGAGGCTGCGGCGCAACGCTATTTTGGAAAATCAGCACGAAATGTAAACCCCGCCGAAGCGGCAATGCTGGCTGGGCTTTTGGTGGCGCCGACCCGCTATGCGCCCACCAATAACCTGCAGAGATCGCAAAACCGCGCGGGCGTCATTATCAATTTGATGCAAGCACAAGCGTTACTCAGCGCCGAAGAGGCCGATTTCGCGCGCAAAAACCCCGCGCAACTGTCGCAAGCGGCCAAAGCCAATGCCGGTAATTACTTTGCCGATTGGGTGATGCAATCGGGTCCACGCTTTCTGACGCAGACAACAACCGAAGATGTGATTATAAAAACCACGTTTGACCGCCGCCTTCAAAACGCGGCGGAACAGGCGATGCATCAGGTATTCGACTCAAAGGTTCGCCCGGGATCCAAGGCACAAGCTGCAATTGTTGTGATGTCCCCAAACGGCGCAGTGCGGGCAATGCTGGGCGGGCGCAATACATCGGTTGCCGGAGGCTTTAACCGCGCCACGCAAGCGCTTCGGCAAACCGGCTCGGCCTTTAAGCCTTTTGTATATGCAGCGGCTCTCGAGGCCGGATACAGCCCCTATGATATTTTACAAGACAGCCCATTAACGCTGGATCTACCTGGCTCTGGCCCTTGGAGCCCGCAAAATTATTCAAAAGAATTTTTAGGGCCCGTCAGTTTAAACGCCGCCCTCAGCCAATCCTTAAATATTCCTACCATCCGGCTGAGCGAAGAGGTTGGACGTGATGTTGTGAGAAATGTCGCTTCTGGATTTGGAGTTGGAGAAAAGCTTGCCACTGGGCCAGCGCTTGCCTTGGGCGTGTCCGAAGCCACTTTGATCGATATGGTCGGGGCCTATGCTGGAATTTTAAATCGCGGCCTATCCGTCACCCCTTTCGGGCTGAACGAATTGCGATTATTCGGAGACGACACTGCCCTGATGGGGGCCACAAATAGCGCCGGCCAGCGGGTCATTTCTCCAACGGCTGCGCATAATCTGATCTTTATGATGCAAAATGTGATGGTTGAAGGAACCGGACAAAAAGCGGCGATTGAAGGGTGGCAAACCGCGGGTAAAACCGGAACAACGCAAAGCGCACGCGATGCTTGGTTTATTGGCTTTTCCAGCGATTACGTGATCGGTGTTTGGATGGGATATGATGACAATACGCCTTTAACCGGGGTCACTGGCGGCGGGTTACCAGCCGAGATTTGGAAAGCAACCATGCTGCGTGCTCAAGGCGATTTGCCCCCGAATACGCTGGTTCAAACAGCTCAGACGCGCACCGGGGCTGGAAAAACGAGCAGAACAACCGACCGGGACCAAGGCACCAACGCGATCAATCGCTTTTTGCGCAATCTGTTCGGGCAGAACTAA
- a CDS encoding ABC transporter substrate-binding protein, with protein MAQNKLPRRAVLSGIVAALLWSGLPAYALTKSAAKTLINQAVDDINAMVASTDDEEIILAEFEKIFERYADVNLIARYALGAEARRATPKQMKKFTRVFKIYMARKYGSRFREFMGSDIIVKDSKKVKSFYKVTAEAKLQNANPFEVEFLVSDKSGKPLFFNIFIEGINMLLSERAEIGALLDKNGGKIDRLITALEATL; from the coding sequence ATGGCACAGAATAAGTTACCGCGCCGTGCGGTTTTATCTGGAATTGTTGCTGCGCTGCTATGGAGCGGGTTGCCCGCTTACGCGTTAACGAAAAGCGCCGCAAAAACTTTGATTAATCAAGCTGTTGACGATATCAACGCGATGGTTGCATCGACCGATGATGAAGAAATTATTCTGGCAGAATTTGAAAAAATATTTGAGCGTTATGCTGACGTGAACCTAATAGCACGCTATGCGCTTGGAGCGGAAGCGCGGCGGGCCACGCCCAAGCAAATGAAGAAATTTACGCGCGTTTTTAAAATATATATGGCGCGCAAATATGGCAGCCGGTTCAGAGAGTTTATGGGCAGCGATATTATCGTAAAAGACTCTAAAAAAGTAAAAAGCTTTTACAAAGTGACTGCAGAAGCAAAGCTGCAAAATGCCAATCCGTTTGAGGTTGAGTTTTTGGTGTCGGACAAATCAGGCAAGCCGTTATTCTTCAATATTTTTATTGAAGGGATCAACATGCTGTTAAGCGAGCGCGCTGAAATTGGGGCTTTGCTTGATAAAAACGGAGGCAAAATTGATCGCCTCATTACGGCATTAGAGGCAACACTTTAA
- a CDS encoding VacJ family lipoprotein: MKQTGTSLAMALAFVLVFLGISTPLYSQDANDPFETMNRRVHGVNIALDKSIVRPVSFAYVGNVNDGLRQMINNFAENLSVPGDIVNNVLQGEFQSGLQNTGKFLINSTLGFAGLGTPAEDLGIGGDESDFGATLHRWGVGEGFYVELPLFGPSTSRDATGKLVDWVLNPLAPLIEPPVNYYTTSSTIAKAMDMRVAYAGAIDSVLYDSIDSYSQSKLIYLQTRRFSLGGRDEDVYDDPYEDLYGTE, from the coding sequence ATGAAACAAACAGGAACTTCTTTAGCTATGGCTTTGGCGTTTGTGCTGGTTTTTCTGGGCATCTCGACGCCGCTTTACAGTCAGGATGCGAATGATCCGTTTGAAACCATGAATCGGCGCGTACATGGGGTAAATATTGCTTTGGATAAATCCATCGTGCGGCCAGTCTCGTTTGCCTATGTGGGAAATGTGAATGATGGCCTGCGCCAGATGATCAACAATTTCGCTGAAAACCTTTCGGTGCCGGGGGATATTGTGAATAACGTCTTGCAAGGCGAATTTCAATCTGGACTGCAAAATACAGGTAAGTTTCTAATCAATTCAACTTTGGGCTTTGCAGGTTTAGGAACACCGGCAGAAGATTTGGGTATCGGTGGAGATGAAAGCGATTTCGGCGCCACTTTGCACAGATGGGGCGTTGGAGAGGGGTTTTATGTTGAGTTGCCGCTATTTGGGCCATCTACCAGCCGGGATGCGACGGGCAAGCTCGTAGATTGGGTTTTAAACCCCTTAGCGCCATTGATCGAGCCTCCTGTGAATTATTACACAACATCGAGTACGATCGCGAAAGCGATGGATATGCGTGTTGCCTATGCAGGGGCGATCGATTCCGTTCTTTATGACAGCATTGACAGTTATTCCCAAAGCAAGTTGATTTATCTGCAAACCCGGCGTTTTTCGTTAGGTGGGCGTGATGAAGATGTTTATGATGACCCGTATGAGGATCTTTATGGCACAGAATAA
- a CDS encoding RidA family protein, which translates to MAPEFEEKLSELGVNLPEAPAPAANYVPFVQVGDMLYVSGQISIGPEGLIKGKLGLDMTTEQGAEAAKICAINLLSQVKAACGGDLDRLIRVVKLTGFVNSTADYTDQPAVINGASNLLGEALGEAGKHARAAVSAVALPLGVAVEIEGIFQIR; encoded by the coding sequence ATGGCCCCTGAATTTGAAGAAAAACTGAGCGAGCTGGGCGTAAATCTGCCAGAGGCACCCGCCCCAGCGGCCAATTACGTTCCTTTTGTTCAAGTCGGCGATATGCTTTATGTATCAGGGCAAATTTCAATCGGGCCAGAGGGCCTGATTAAGGGCAAGCTGGGCTTAGACATGACCACCGAGCAAGGTGCAGAGGCTGCCAAAATTTGTGCGATCAACTTGCTGTCGCAAGTGAAAGCGGCGTGCGGCGGCGATTTGGATCGGTTGATCCGGGTTGTAAAATTGACCGGATTTGTGAACTCAACAGCAGATTACACAGACCAGCCCGCCGTTATTAACGGCGCGTCCAACCTGCTGGGTGAGGCTTTGGGAGAGGCTGGAAAACACGCGCGCGCAGCGGTATCTGCCGTCGCGCTGCCCCTTGGCGTGGCCGTGGAAATTGAAGGTATTTTCCAAATTCGATGA
- a CDS encoding glycerophosphodiester phosphodiesterase family protein gives MISGLDPQFLARPLAHRGLHTDNKGVLENSQSAVAAAIKKGYGIELDLQLSADGQAMVFHDDTLDRMTSHQGPVRNHSAKNLERMALKHSSDCILPLAALLHQVSGSVPLLIELKDQTGDLSSSNGDLERATAKALQHYQGAVAVMSFNPFSVLEMRRQAPQIARGLTTEFFTKEEWPMISKDRRSTLTNISDFEKCGASFISHHHKDLESAPVRALKAKGIPILCWTIETKAQQHAARQLADNFTFEGFQPATSS, from the coding sequence ATGATATCTGGTTTAGACCCGCAGTTTTTAGCTAGGCCGCTGGCGCATCGCGGCTTACACACCGACAATAAGGGTGTTTTGGAAAATAGTCAGAGCGCTGTCGCAGCGGCCATAAAAAAAGGCTATGGGATCGAGCTTGATCTGCAGCTTTCTGCAGATGGGCAGGCGATGGTTTTTCATGATGATACATTGGATAGGATGACATCGCATCAAGGCCCGGTGCGCAACCACAGTGCTAAAAACTTAGAACGCATGGCTTTGAAGCATAGCAGTGATTGCATTTTACCGCTCGCTGCGCTGTTGCATCAGGTTTCTGGATCAGTGCCTTTATTGATCGAGTTAAAAGATCAAACTGGGGATCTATCTTCAAGCAATGGGGATCTAGAACGTGCCACAGCCAAAGCCTTGCAACATTATCAAGGCGCTGTGGCCGTGATGTCCTTTAACCCGTTTTCGGTACTCGAAATGCGGCGGCAGGCACCCCAGATAGCCCGCGGGCTGACAACCGAGTTTTTTACAAAGGAAGAATGGCCCATGATCTCGAAAGATAGGCGTTCAACCCTAACCAATATTTCCGACTTTGAAAAATGCGGAGCCAGTTTTATCAGCCATCATCACAAAGATCTTGAAAGCGCACCGGTGCGCGCCCTAAAGGCCAAAGGGATTCCTATATTATGTTGGACAATTGAAACAAAAGCCCAGCAGCACGCGGCGCGCCAACTGGCCGATAATTTTACATTTGAAGGCTTTCAACCGGCAACAAGCTCTTGA
- a CDS encoding GNAT family N-acetyltransferase: MQQDAIEIQVVTSLSMVAQSDWDSCACPEIDSGNDPRALDPFTTYRFLWALESSGSVGEATGWQPYFLLAFQNKILIGCTPMYLKSHSQGEYIFDHSFAEAYHRAGGQYYPKLQIAVPFTPVTGRRFLLKPGYEVEASQALIKGALQFAANNKLSSLHATFCTQKEAKAGESLGLLSRTTQQFHWENPGYESFDGFLSALSSRKRKNIRKERAQANLFGGEIEMLTGAQIEPHHWDAFWRFYQDTGARKWGTPYLTRAFFDAAQDSLRDEILLIMAKRDGLYVAGAMNFIGRDCLYGRYWGCIEDYPCLHFELCYYRAIDFAIKHNLARVEAGAQGAHKLARGYIPAETHSLHWAADKGFHEAIAQYLIAEKKAVTEDIEIMTKFGPFRKTTADIAE, encoded by the coding sequence ATGCAGCAGGACGCGATAGAAATTCAGGTGGTGACATCGCTTTCGATGGTGGCCCAATCTGATTGGGATAGCTGCGCCTGCCCCGAAATCGACTCTGGCAATGATCCGCGCGCGCTTGACCCTTTTACAACATACCGCTTTCTTTGGGCGCTTGAATCGAGTGGATCGGTGGGCGAGGCCACTGGCTGGCAGCCGTATTTTTTACTGGCTTTTCAAAATAAAATATTGATCGGATGCACTCCGATGTATTTAAAATCACACTCGCAAGGCGAATATATTTTCGATCATAGCTTTGCAGAGGCCTATCATCGCGCAGGCGGGCAATATTATCCCAAATTGCAAATTGCTGTACCCTTCACACCGGTTACAGGGCGGCGGTTTCTTCTCAAACCAGGCTATGAGGTCGAGGCGAGCCAAGCTTTGATAAAAGGGGCGCTGCAATTTGCCGCGAATAACAAGCTCTCTTCGCTACATGCCACGTTCTGCACCCAGAAAGAAGCCAAAGCCGGTGAAAGCCTAGGCCTCCTCAGCCGTACAACGCAGCAATTCCATTGGGAAAACCCTGGATATGAAAGCTTTGATGGCTTTTTATCCGCCCTCTCTTCGCGCAAACGCAAAAACATTAGAAAAGAGCGCGCGCAGGCCAATCTATTTGGCGGCGAGATTGAAATGCTCACGGGCGCGCAGATAGAGCCGCATCATTGGGATGCGTTTTGGAGGTTTTATCAAGATACCGGCGCGCGCAAATGGGGAACCCCTTATTTAACCCGCGCCTTTTTTGATGCGGCGCAAGACAGTTTGCGCGATGAAATTCTTCTGATCATGGCAAAGCGCGACGGCCTATATGTTGCCGGAGCAATGAATTTTATCGGCCGCGATTGCCTTTATGGCCGGTACTGGGGCTGTATAGAAGACTATCCCTGCCTGCATTTTGAACTCTGCTATTATCGCGCGATAGACTTTGCGATTAAACATAATCTTGCCCGCGTAGAAGCGGGCGCCCAAGGCGCGCATAAATTAGCCCGCGGCTATATCCCCGCAGAAACGCATTCACTGCATTGGGCTGCAGATAAAGGGTTTCACGAGGCGATTGCGCAATATTTGATTGCGGAAAAAAAAGCCGTCACCGAAGATATAGAGATAATGACCAAATTTGGCCCGTTTCGAAAAACCACAGCAGATATTGCAGAGTAG
- a CDS encoding 4a-hydroxytetrahydrobiopterin dehydratase: MTKKLSETERHQDLAPLLAKGWTAVEGRDAIAKEFKFANFIAAFGWMSQAAIIAEKMNHHPEWFNVYNRVSVTLSTHDVGGLSALDITLAQKMDALN, from the coding sequence ATGACCAAAAAATTGTCAGAGACCGAGCGTCACCAAGACCTGGCGCCATTACTCGCCAAAGGTTGGACAGCGGTAGAGGGGCGCGATGCGATTGCAAAAGAGTTTAAATTTGCAAACTTCATCGCAGCTTTCGGCTGGATGAGCCAAGCCGCGATTATCGCTGAAAAGATGAACCACCATCCCGAATGGTTCAACGTTTATAATCGCGTTTCGGTCACGCTGAGCACGCATGATGTGGGCGGACTCAGCGCGCTGGATATTACCTTGGCGCAAAAAATGGATGCGTTGAATTAA